The DNA region TGTAGCTTCACATGTACAATCGGCTTGTTGGTAGTATGCATAGAAAGACATGACAGAATGGCAGAAAtagaaattaagctgtttaaaaCGTCTTTTGAAGCCCTGTTATAGTTGTGCAGACTAGTCCATGAGTTTTACTTTTTGAAgtcaatcatttttttcctcctgcATTTATTCTTATAAATTAATCCTGTTTATTAACTTGACTCATTCTGATCACTTAAACAAATTACACTGAAACCCCTCTTCCTCTCCACTGTAAAGATATatattgttaaaatgaaaagccattaaaaaaaaaggagccTGATTTTCCATGTGGCAAACTGCAGACAAAGTGCCCATCTAATCttgatttattataaaataagcaCGTTGCCTTTAGGGAAGATCAGGCCCAACACATAtgcaataaaacagtaaaacctGACTCGCACAGTTCCTGATACATCCTGAAACATATCTTCACACAGAAGGCTGACATATGCATAACTGCTTCAGAATACTGTGCAAAATGTCTGAAGTTAACCTACAATGAATGGCCAGGCACCAGTGTCAAGGAGAGCAAGGCAGGTCCTGGCCCTCTGAGCTTGAAGGCTGCTGAAGGCTGCCAtccactttgtgtttttttctacctGTACAATACTTGTATTCTTCTATTTATCTGGCTTTATTTCCCGGTGTTTTTTCAGCAGGTATTTCCTGCTCTTTATGGCACTTTGTCAACCCTTTATTAAGGGTTGAATGTGTTATTACATTATAAAAGGTGCAAAGATCACAGCAGTACTTTGATAGGGGAGTTGACCAAGCTTTTGAAAGTGTTTATGAACCTTTGAGTAAGTGAATGATAAACCACTTTAATCCCTTTTCCCTGGCTTCTTGCTGCACTAATGGAGATACCTGCAGGTTATGACTGTCTTGTCAGGGTTTTTTGTTTCAATATTAGTTTTCTAAAGCTTCAGCAGCTGGACCATGTAGTTTGGTTTTCCTGCCCTCTGAAATCAAATTCTGTGAGCGAGGGTTTGAAAGGGTAAATGTTCTACAGAacaccaggaagaaaggagacCGAAACGCAGCTGGGAAAGCCCCACAAGGAAATAGAATTTCAAATGTGATTTATCTGCTGATCGCTTCATACCTACATCTTCTCTGGGGAATTTTAGTATAAAATCTTTTTCATTTCCTCATTAAAAGGCGACGGCCAGACTGTCCTGAGATGGCATCTTTCAGATGCATGATGAAGAATAAGATCAGGATATGCataaacaatgtttttgttccAGGTTACATGGTTCCACCGTGGTTctcgtgttttttttcctagacCAGCACATCTTGCGAGACCTGGAGCGGAAGAAGATTGTGGTGTTCACGCCCTCCCGCCGGGTGGGGGGGAAGCGGGTGGTCTGTTACGACGACCGCTTCATCGTCAAGCTGGCTCACGAGTCCGACGGCATCATCGTGTCCAACGACACCTACCGCGACCTGCAGAGCGAGCGGCCCGAGTGGAGGCGCTTCATAGAGGAGCGCCTGCTGATGTATTCCTTCGTCAACGACAAGTGAGCGAAGGCGCTGCCCGCCTTGCGGCCCAGCATCCCCCGGCTGTGGGCAAGCGTTATACAATGTTGCTGATTTGGGCCACATATTCCATTACGTTTTAAACCCTCCACCCATCCAGTGTGTGATTGTGTTGTTAATCAGCTTGTCTCGGCGTTGCAAGCGTGGGACAGATGGTGAGGACCACGCGTGTCTTCCCTCAGACTACCTTAATCGGAGCCACGCGCCAGTTTATGCAGCCCATTTTTCTAGAGTGAATGATTGTGTCAAATACTGTTCAGCCTAGCTCACTGTACTTTACTCTTTGAcagttttggggtttttttcttcGCTTCATTGCTCTAGatttcaaaaaaatgtttaattaaggaCCATGTTTACACCTGTTGCTTTCATTATAAGCCTGCAACACACTGAATATGATAAGTCACCTATACTCTGTTATCTGCTTGTCTCTTATGCTATTTCAACATTTCTTTGTCATTTCGTGATATGGAGATGCTGACTTCTTTTTCGAAAGAGTTTGACCGAGCATCTAGCACATGGTAAATTTAGGATTGTAGAAAATGATTTTCTGTATGTTTGTGAGCCTAAATGTTTCTCTGTTTCACTCAGATTTATGCCTCCTGATGATCCGCTTGGACGCCATGGTCCCAGCTTGGATAATTTCCTCAGGAAGAAACCCCTGGTCCAGGAATTAAAACGACAGCACTGTCCATATGGTAAGACCCTTCAAGAGCACATTTCTGAACACAGCTCAAACCTGATCAAGATGTTAGCACTTGGATAATTATCCCTCGCAAATTGTGAACATTTTGCTTGTAAATTGAATTCTGTtgaaagacatttaaaacatatcAAATGTAATTGGTTCTAGTACCAAAACAttgattgtgtttttaattcttctatatatagttcattttttaaaaaaagctacctAAGTACATTTCATCTATAAAAAGTAGAAActgaatattgttttctgttgccacctttctaattttatttaacTATTTAACTATTCAGgtttccacacctgaagaaggctccacggccgaaacgttgtgttctctttcttctttttttcagcatggaataaatctattacttgttcctttgcagcctacgcatgctgacgcagctccccacctgaactctGTTTCTGTTGACTCTAGCCTAACAACACTGCAGAGTATTAAAGTACCAGATCACTTAGTTTGTGTTCATTGTATGCTTTTGCTTCCTTATAGGGAAAAAGTGCACATATGGAATCAAATGTAAGTTCTATCACCCGGAGCGGATCAACCAGACCCAGCGTTCAGTGGCGGATGAACTCCGGGAGAATGCTAAGCTATCAGCTGTGAGGGCTGGGACTCCTGCCAGCTCCCTGAAGGATGACAAGAAGCCCGCCTTGTCCCACAAATCCCCGCATCCggaacacagctccgtgttttCTCTGGAACAGGATATCGAACAGAAGCTGACACTTGATCGACGCAACTCTTTAAGGAAGGGTCATGTGACTGAAAACGTGGTTGTGCTCAGAGGAATGCCCTCAGgcagaaagccttccaaaaaGATCCCCTTTAGCCAATCAGAATGGTCCAGCCATCCATCTGCTACCAATATGGACTCCTTTGTCTTTAACTCTCAAGAGCATCTGGATTCAGGCCTGGGATCTTATGAGAGCCAGTATTCTGAAATGTCCAGAGGTCAGGCATGTCATTCCGAGTCTTATGTGACCGAACAAAGAGCACCCTGCTGCTGTCTCGGCAACAGGCAAGTCTATTTGCACTCTAACAACCCAGAGAGGCATGACAGCTACCAGCAGTACAGCTGCTGCTCTCATAAAGCAATGTCAGCTGGTGCAAATCTCCAGCCATTCAATCAGGATTTGTCCAGCTCCCAAAATCCCAATATTCTCGGACGTGGCCAGCACTGCTTTTCAGCTTATGGGAGGCCTACATACCCAGCTGCTGTAAATCGCTATAGCCTCCCGAATGAGTACAGCCCAGGTGTTGTCCATGCTCAGGAATACTGGTCCGATCCATTCCAAGTAGCTCCACAGTCTAGATCGGGCAGCCTTCAGGACCACAGAATGCCTCAACACATAACAGGTCCAGTATCTAATGACCAGCACCAGTGGCCTCAGCCTCATGGTAACTATGACAAGGACAGGGAGGAGGTCCGTAAGAAGCTGCTTGCCATCTTTAACCCCTATCAAGTAGACAAAGTTATGAGCATATTCCCTTACCTGCTGGATCCCCAGagacttgctgctgaaatattaACCCTCAAGTCACAGGGTGGATGTTTTTGAACATCGGGTGCTTTGTCTGACCTTGGAATACCCCCTCTGCATTTCAGAGTGTCTCggcatgtttttttatcatagtATTTTGAAGCTTGGGATTTTACTAGCATGTGATCTTCAGTTACCACTTGCTTGAGATAGATTACAATAGTAGTTGCCTTCTAGTCTGAGGATTGCTTGCAGTAAGAGCAGCTCGTTGTATAAGAAGAGGCAATATTAGTGGGAAATTTATCTTGCCATTCAGTTATATTTGTAGAATGTAGAATTCAGGTGAAAAATCACTTCCTGGcctgttataaaaataaatttaatgctTTTACAGGAGCTTTTCTCGTAACCAGGAAATAAGTGGTTACATGTTGATACATATTGTATCTTTAATGACTTTATTCTTCATGAACAGTCACATTTGACTGGCAGAATTGTTGAAAACAGTTTTGGTGTGGTCTCTTTACAACCTGTGTTTGTGTACAACTACCAGCTATTTAATttgttcagaaaaagaaaaaaaaatatataaagaacATTTGTCCCCTGTGTTCCTCAGTATTAAATAGCTAGCATCTTTTGTATTATGTAGGAAGGCGGGGATGTTGGGTAAATTCATAGATTACATGTAGAGCTGtggaaaatacagtatgctgcTTCACAAAAAAGCTcccttagtttttcctttggGAGGGGgtaaatttcattttcataataATGTGGTATCAAAACAAAtcctaaaaattaaacatttgcctGTCTGTGAATCAAAGTTCTCTTGGCATAGGCTGATTTGGAGGTAATTAAGGAGCTACAGTATGCAGGACTCAAACTTATTTTGATTTTCGTTGCAAATGTTTTCTGCAGCAGTCATGGTTACTGGGTTTTTCCTCAAGAATCATGTTGTTCACCTTTATTGGCACTGTGTGTCAAGCTAGAAGTTACCGGAAACAGTTACCTAATGAGGTAAATCAAGTAAATTTGTCAATTGTAAAGCATTACATGAAAGTAATGAGTTCGTATGTGTAAGCAAGcagctttttaatgttttatatacagtatgtatacggAGACAAGTGCATCATTATAAGTGTTTCAATGCTGTCAAAAACCAAATGTAAGTTTTACAAATCTTGAAAGAATGTTTTTGGATCATTTTAAAGTAATGTAGCTCTCTTGCTGTAGAGCACCTTATTGAAAACTATGCCAGTTTCTCTCCTTGCCATTGAAAAGAGATGCTACTTTAACATGTTTGACAAAAAGCATGCTCTTCACTTGTTGTTTTCTTTGAGTTTTATATTGATTGCTGACGTTACATGTTTATACATAAATGTTGTGActttttgatgttttattggGATCTATCAATAAAGCATTAACTTCCCACAGGTGGTTATTGGCTCTACTTTGAAGTTGAAAAAtatcatactgtaggtgaaaaaAGTTTAAAGTAAATGGAATTCAGTGTTGTGTTTGTATTATTAAACATTCAATGAAGGGTATGGTCATCATAGGCCTTTACAAATCCAGATTCTGCATTTCCAAATGTTTATAGTTGTAAGATTTAGGGGTGTTTCTGTATATTGTGGGATTTTGTGATG from Lepisosteus oculatus isolate fLepOcu1 chromosome 11, fLepOcu1.hap2, whole genome shotgun sequence includes:
- the LOC102694546 gene encoding ribonuclease ZC3H12A; the encoded protein is MLSLNSFPSATRHSKGSHAITRMDRGVHYPSREEKQGSPDVAHLEASEFQMQVDFFRKLGYSVDEVVAVLHKLGVNADTNTVLGELVRCGATASEREGVTGSPTGPVLVSRGGSSARTPSSLSASPPPPPEEDEEEGGHLKPIVIDGSNVAMSHGNKEVFSCRGIQLAVNYFLERGHSDITVFVPSWRKEQPRPDVPITDQHILRDLERKKIVVFTPSRRVGGKRVVCYDDRFIVKLAHESDGIIVSNDTYRDLQSERPEWRRFIEERLLMYSFVNDKFMPPDDPLGRHGPSLDNFLRKKPLVQELKRQHCPYGKKCTYGIKCKFYHPERINQTQRSVADELRENAKLSAVRAGTPASSLKDDKKPALSHKSPHPEHSSVFSLEQDIEQKLTLDRRNSLRKGHVTENVVVLRGMPSGRKPSKKIPFSQSEWSSHPSATNMDSFVFNSQEHLDSGLGSYESQYSEMSRGQACHSESYVTEQRAPCCCLGNRQVYLHSNNPERHDSYQQYSCCSHKAMSAGANLQPFNQDLSSSQNPNILGRGQHCFSAYGRPTYPAAVNRYSLPNEYSPGVVHAQEYWSDPFQVAPQSRSGSLQDHRMPQHITGPVSNDQHQWPQPHGNYDKDREEVRKKLLAIFNPYQVDKVMSIFPYLLDPQRLAAEILTLKSQGGCF